GCTTCAACCCTCGAGACGCCGAAAACGCGCTAAACTACCTCAGGAGCAGACTTCGCGCTTGGTCACAATTAGGTGATAATCCCTATTATTTTAAGAAAATCTAGGTAATCTTCATATAGTTTACAGAAGATAATCTCTTCGTTTCCCATAATAACCTCCTAATGCGCGGCCAGCCAGTTATCCCCGACGCCGAGCTCGACGGTCAGCGGCACGCTGAGCTTGATCAGCCCCTCGTGGGCCTGCTCCATCGCCCGGCGCAGCAGATCGCTGACGGCCTCGACCTCCCCCCGGGGGGCCTCGACGAGGAGTTCGTCGTGGATCTGCAACAGCAGCCGGGCCTGGAGCTCGGCGCTCCCCAGGGCCTCCTCGGCGCGGATCATGGCCAGCTTGCAGATGTCGGCGGCGGTGCCCTGGAGCGGGGCGTTGAGGGCGGCGCGCTCGGCCGCCTCACGTACCCGGCGGTTGGGGGAGTTGATCTCGCCGAAGGGCCGGCGGCGGCCGCAGAGGGTCACGGTGTAGCCCAGTTTGCGCACACGCTCGGTGTGGCGCTCCATCCACTCCTTGACGGCGGGGTACTTGCGGAAGTAATTGTCGATGAACTCCCCGGCCTCGTCGCGGCCGATGTCCAGGTCCCGGGCCAGGCCGTAGACCCCCTTGCCGTAGATCAGGGAGTAGTTGACGATCTTGGCGCTGTTGCGCTGCTCCGGGGTGACCTCGTCGGGGTCGCACTCGAACAGGGTGGCGGCGGTGGCGGCGTGGACGTCGACGCCGGAGCGGAAGGCCTCGATCAGCCGGGTCTCGCCGGAGACGTGGGCCAGCAACCGCAGCTCGATCTGCGAGTAGTCGGCGCTGACCAGCTTCCAACCCGTCGGAGCGGTGAAAGCGGCGCGGATGCGGCGGCCCAGCTCGGTGCGGATGGGGATGTTCTGCAGGTTGGGGTCCGAGGAGGAAAGGCGCCCGGTGGCCACGGCGGCTTGGTGCAGGGTGGTATGCAAGCGGCCGGTGGATTGTGCGATCCGCTCGGGCAGCCGGGCGGCGTAGGTGCCCTCGAGCTTGGCCAACTGGCGGTAGTCGAGGATCACCCGGGCGATCTCGTGCTCCGGGGCCAGCTTCTCCAGCACGCTCTGGGCCGTCGAATAGCCCGTCTTGGTCTTTTTGGCCCCGGGCAGGTCGAGCTTGTCGAACAGCACCTCGCCGACCTGCTTGGGCGAGGCGATGTTGAACTCGATGCCGGTCAGCTCGTGGGCCCGCTCCTCGAGCTCCTCCATCCGCCGGCGCAGCTCGGCGGCGAAGTCGCCGAGGGCCTGCCGGTCGAGCCAGAGGCCCCGACGCTCGACGGCGGCCAGCACCGGGGTCAGCGGCAGTTCGATCCCACGGTAGACCAGCTCCAACTCGGCCTCGGCCAGCTTCTTCTCCAGCACGGGCCACAGGCGCAGGGCGGCGGCGGCGTGACCGGCGGCTTCGCTCTGCTCCGGCTCGGCGAACAGGTCGCCCTGGGCCTCGTCCCCACCCCCCCGCGGCCGCTCGCCGAGGTGTTTCTGGCAGTAGTCGGCCAGCCCCCGGGGCGGACGGTCGGCCTCCAGCAGCCAGCCGGCCAGCATCAGCTCCTCGAAGGTCCCCAGCTCCTCGCTGAGCGGCTTCAAGGCGTAGCCGATCGCCGTCACCCCGTCGGCGTTCAGCAGCTCACCCAGCCAGGCCGGGAGGCCGTCCTCGCAGGGGACCAGCAGCTCGGCATCGCTCCGGACGGCCAGCCGCAGGGCCCGCAGCTCGTAACTGCGGTCGTCGCGATACTCGCCCAGGGGTATCAGCGCTAGCCGACCGGCGTCCTTGACGGCCGCGCCAAAATCCTCCGGCGGCCCGTCGTCGGCCGTGGTGAAACTGACCTCCCGACTCTCGGCCAGGCCCAGCTCCCGGGTCAGGCTGGCGAAGCGCAGGCTGGAAAGCAACTCGCGGGCCTCGTCCCCGGGCGCCGAGAGACGCAGCTCGTCCAACCCGGGCACCGGCGTTTCCTCGTCCAGCCCCACCAGCCTCCAGGTCAGCCGGGCCTCCTCCTCGTGCTCGCGCAGCTTCTCGCCCAGCTTGCCCTTGACCTCGTCGGCGTGATCGAAGATGCTCTCCAGGTCACCGTACTCCTCCAGCAGCCCGGCCGCTTTCTTCGGCCCCACCCCGGGTACGCCGGGGAGGTTGTCGACGGTGTCGCCGGTCAACGCCAGCAGGTCGCGCATCTTCTCCGGCGCCACCCCGAACTTCTCCCTGACGTAGTCGGCGTCGCGCAGGCTCTCCTCGCCCTTGCGCCCGTGGGCGATGTGGCGCACCGCCGGGCCGATGAGCTGCATCAGGTCCTTGTCGCCGGTGAAGATCAGCACCTCGTAGCCCGCGTCGCGGGCCTCTCGGGTCAGGGCGGCGATGGCGTCGTCGGCCTCGTAACCCGGCACCTCGACCACGGGCCAGCCCAGGGCCGGGTAGAGTTCCCGCAGGCGCTCCATCTGCGGCGGCAGCTCCGGCGGCGTCGGCGGCCGGTTGGCCTTGTAGTCCTCGAAGACCTCGTGGCGGAAGTTTTTCCCCGGCGCGTCGACGACGAAGGCGAAGCGCTCCTCGGCGTACTCACCGAGGTGCTTGCGGTACCCCCCCTTTTCCGCGCCGTCGAACAGGTGCCGCCGGATCAGCCCCAGCACCAACCGGGTGGCGCCGTAGAGCGCCGCCACATTGACCCCCTCCTCGTCGGTCAGCGAGGACTTGATCGAGTGGAAGGTGCGAAAAATCAACGAGTAACCGTCAACCAGCAGCAGGCGCGGCTTGTCCGACATCGTTCTCCTCGGGCGGGGGCGGGCGTGAACCTCAAGACGTTTATCCGATTATAGCACCCGCCGGGGACGGGGGTAAAAGGACGCCCGGTGGCTGACCCCGTTGAAAACAGCCCGGCATAATCCGAGTGCTCACCCCCGGCGATAAGCTCAGCGCGCCGGAACCGGCACGGTTTTTGCATCTCGGCGACCGTTGGAACGAGGGTAACGGTTCGCCTCCGCAAAAACCGTGCCGGTTCCGGCGCTGAGCCACGTCTAGCTGCCGACGTTCGGGGGCTGTTTTTCAACGGGGTAAGGCGGCCCACCAGGGGTGTTCGCACTGAACAAGCCCAGCCTCACTGGCAGGAGGCTAGGTGTTTCGTTGAACCTGTCAACACCCTCTGCTAAACTCTTTCTATTCGGTGGAAGACCGTTTCCGCGGCCCACCCGAGCAGGTGAAGGGAGCATAGCCTCTACTGGAAGGAATAATGATGGCCGTCGAACAAGCTGTCGTCGAGCGGATAATCGAGCTGGTGCGCGTTGTCTACCCGGGCTGGGTAGATTTCGATGATCCACGGTTGCACAAAGACGAGTTGGATTACAAGCGGCAAACCGTCGAGTTGGCCGCCGAGTTGCTGGGCGCCGAGCGTCTGAGCGAGCTGTTGGAGGCCGGGGACACCGGGGAGTTCATCGAGAGTCTGGAGCGCGTCGGTCGGGACAACAACCTGCTTTACAACGCCGCCCCCAGCCGGGGCGACCTGAACATCCTCTACGCCGAGAACCTGGATAAGGCGGCCTTCTGTCGGGCGGTTTTAGAGCTGCTCCACGGCGAGGAGCCCGTCGGCGAGCGTCTGGGGACCTACCTGGACTACATCCGGTCTCACGAGCTGCCCGACAAGTGGACCTTTTCCACCTACTTCCTCTTCTTCACCCAGCCGGAGTCCGAGCTGTACATCAAGCCGATGGCCGTCAAGCGTTTCCTCGAGCTCATCGATCGCGCCGAGCTCTGGGATTCCAATCCCAACGCCGACAGCTACCTCAAGCTGCGCGGGCTGGCCCATGAGCTGCGAGCGGCCTTCGCCGACCGCGGCGCCCGGGACATACTCGACGTCCAGAGCCTGATCTGGGTCTGCCGGCTGGCCGACGATCAGCTCCAGCAGCCCCTGGTCTCCTCGGAGCGGGCCGAGGAGTTCACGGAGTTATTCGCCCGCTTCACCGCCGAGTACCCGCACGAGAGCAGCTTCGCCGAGCATCGCAGGCTCTACGAGAAAGGTCGGCGGCGGGGACAGGAGAACTGGGAAAGGGTGTTGAAGGCTCGCGAGGCCGGGCAGGAATACACCGACCTGGTCCTCGAGAACCTGCTGCCCCACTTCGACAGCAAGGCCAACCGGGAGCGCGACGTCTGGATCAGCGTGGCCCCGGTCATCCGCAGTGACCTGCGGGGTTGGTTCGAGAGTCAGGGTTGGGTCGAAGCCGGCGATTGGCCCCGGGTGGCCGAGGCCGTGGTGGGCTTCGTCGAGCGCTGTCTGTCCGGGCCCGACGAGTTGGACGCCGCCTGCCGGGAGTTCGCCGAGCTGGACTTCATCAAGGGGATGCAGGCCGGTTTTCTCTCGCCGATCCTCAACGCCCTGGAGCCCGAACGCTTCCTGCTGGTCAACTCCAAAAGCTGTCGGCTGATCGACCACTTCTGCGGGACCCGGTTGACGACAACTCTGACCGACTACCCGGAGCTCAACAAGCTTGGCTTGACGATCCTCGACGAATTGGGCGACGAACTCGAGCTCGCCGCCGCCCCTGAGTTGGGGCCAGGCGACGTGCTGGACATGTTCGCCCACTGGTTGGTCGCCGTCTACGGCTATGTCTTCAGGGAGGTCGATTACTGGAAGGTGGCCCCGGGTCCCGAGGCGGTTTACTGGAAGGACTGGGTCGCCGGCAACTACATCTCCATCGGCTGGCCGGAACTGGGCGATATCGGCGGTGTGTTAAAACGGGAGTTCGACGCGCGTCGCGACGAGGTGGTTGAGCACAGCGAGGAAACCAAGGCCGGCATCGAGCAGGCCTGGCGCTTCTCGCGGCTCAAACCCGGCGACCGGATCGTCGCCAACAAGGGGACCACAGAACTGCTGGGGTTGGGCACGCTCAGCGGCCCCTACTATTTTGCCGACGGCGAGGAGTACCCCCACCGCCTGCCCGTGGTCTGGGACGACCTGACCCGGCGGCGCATCGACGAGACCGGCTGGCGCCGCACCCTGGTCAAGTTGGACGCCGAGAAATTCCGCCGCCTGAGCCAGGCACCGCCGCTCGAGGAGGACAAAATGACGACGAGCACAGAAAAAACATCGGAGGGCCTGTTCAGCCGGGAGACCTTCGAGCTGCTGGCCGCTCTGCACGAGGACCCGACTAAGGACTTCTACCAGGCCCATCGCGACGGCTTCGCCGAGTACGTCGAGGAGCCGTTCAAGCGGCTGTTCGCCCTGGTCGCCGAACGGCTGCCCGAGCCGATGACCGAGCTGCTGGAGACCGAGAAACGAATCCTGGCCCGCATCCCCAAGAACGACTACGGCCGCGGCGGGGCCTGGGATTACCTCTGGGGCGCCTTCTACCCCG
The window above is part of the Candidatus Coatesbacteria bacterium genome. Proteins encoded here:
- the polA gene encoding DNA polymerase I — protein: MSDKPRLLLVDGYSLIFRTFHSIKSSLTDEEGVNVAALYGATRLVLGLIRRHLFDGAEKGGYRKHLGEYAEERFAFVVDAPGKNFRHEVFEDYKANRPPTPPELPPQMERLRELYPALGWPVVEVPGYEADDAIAALTREARDAGYEVLIFTGDKDLMQLIGPAVRHIAHGRKGEESLRDADYVREKFGVAPEKMRDLLALTGDTVDNLPGVPGVGPKKAAGLLEEYGDLESIFDHADEVKGKLGEKLREHEEEARLTWRLVGLDEETPVPGLDELRLSAPGDEARELLSSLRFASLTRELGLAESREVSFTTADDGPPEDFGAAVKDAGRLALIPLGEYRDDRSYELRALRLAVRSDAELLVPCEDGLPAWLGELLNADGVTAIGYALKPLSEELGTFEELMLAGWLLEADRPPRGLADYCQKHLGERPRGGGDEAQGDLFAEPEQSEAAGHAAAALRLWPVLEKKLAEAELELVYRGIELPLTPVLAAVERRGLWLDRQALGDFAAELRRRMEELEERAHELTGIEFNIASPKQVGEVLFDKLDLPGAKKTKTGYSTAQSVLEKLAPEHEIARVILDYRQLAKLEGTYAARLPERIAQSTGRLHTTLHQAAVATGRLSSSDPNLQNIPIRTELGRRIRAAFTAPTGWKLVSADYSQIELRLLAHVSGETRLIEAFRSGVDVHAATAATLFECDPDEVTPEQRNSAKIVNYSLIYGKGVYGLARDLDIGRDEAGEFIDNYFRKYPAVKEWMERHTERVRKLGYTVTLCGRRRPFGEINSPNRRVREAAERAALNAPLQGTAADICKLAMIRAEEALGSAELQARLLLQIHDELLVEAPRGEVEAVSDLLRRAMEQAHEGLIKLSVPLTVELGVGDNWLAAH